The proteins below come from a single Vidua chalybeata isolate OUT-0048 chromosome 1, bVidCha1 merged haplotype, whole genome shotgun sequence genomic window:
- the KAT2B gene encoding histone acetyltransferase KAT2B has protein sequence MAEPGGGGAGAAGGGGPQQGSPAAAGVAAGGPVRSAAENPGGPGSARTAGKKAQLRAAPRAKKLEKLGVYSACKAEESCKCNGWKNPNPPPTPPRAELQQAAVSLAEPCRSCSHTLAAHVSHLENVSEEEMNRLLGIVLDVEYLFTCVHKEEDADTKQVYFYLFKLLRKCILQMGKPVVEGSLESPPFEKPSIEQGVNNFVQYKFSHLPSKERQTIVELAKMFLNRINYWHLETPSQRRLRSPNDDIAGYKVNYTRWLCYCNVPQFCDSLPRYETTQVFGRTLLRSVFTVMRRQLLEQARQEKDKLPQEKRTLILTHFPKFLSMLEEEVYSQNSPIWDQDFMVSSSRTGQLGIQTVISPPPVARSVAYSASPSSLEQSNSGNMSPACKVSSALDPNLGEKRKNNEPYSLEDSKRPRVVGDIPIELINEVMSTITDPAAMLGPETNFLSAHSARDEAARLEERRGVIEFHVVGNSLNQKPNKKIMMWLVGLQNVFSHQLPRMPKEYITRLVFDPKHKTLALIKDGRVIGGICFRMFPSQGFTEIVFCAVTSNEQVKGYGTHLMNHLKEYHIKHNILNFLTYADEYAIGYFKKQGFSKDIKVPKAKYVGYIKDYEGATLMGCELNPRIPYTEFSVIIKKQKEIIKKLIERKQAQIRKVYPGLSCFKDGVRQIPIESIPGIRETGWKPSGKERGKESKDPDQLYSTLKTILQQVKSHQSAWPFMEPVKRTEAPGYYEVIRFPMDLKTMSERLKNRYYVSKKLFMADLQRVFTNCREYNPPESEYYKCANILEKFFYTKIKEAGLIDK, from the exons ATGGCGGAGcctggcggcggcggggccggggcggcgggcggcggggggccGCAGCAGGGCTCCCCGGCCGCCGCGGGGGTGGCCGCCGGGGGGCCGGTCCGCAGCGCCGCCGAGAATCCCGGGGGGCCCGGCTCGGCGCGCACCGCCGGGAAGAAGGCGCAGCTGCGCGCCGCGCCGCGGGCCaagaagctggagaagctgggCGTCTACTCCGCCTGCAAG GCCGAGGAATCCTGTAAATGCAATGGCTGGAAGAACCCAAACCCGCCTCCCACGCCGCCGCGGGCCGAGCTGCAGCAGGCGGCGGTCAGCCTGGCCGAGCCCTGCCGCAGCTGCAGCCACACGTTGG ctGCTCATGTTTCTCACCTGGAGAATGTGTCTGAAGAAGAAATGAACAGGCTCCTGGGGATTGTATTGGATGTGGAATATCTGTTCACCTGTGTCCACAAAGAAGAAGATGCAGACACCAAGCAAGTTTATTTCTACCTGTTCAAA cttttgaGGAAGTGCATTTTACAGATGGGAAAACCTGTAGTAGAAGGATCTTTGGAAAGTCCCCCATTTGAGAAACCTAGCATTGAACAG GGTGTGAATAATTTTGTGCAGTACAAATTTAGCCATTTACCCTCGAAGGAAAGGCAAACAATAGTGGAACTGGCTAAAATGTTTCTGAACCGCATTAACTACTGGCACCTGGAGACACCTTCTCAGAGAAGACTAAGATCACCCAATGATGATATTGCAGGGTATAAAGTGAATTACACCAG GTGGCTTTGTTACTGCAATGTCCCTCAGTTTTGTGACAGTCTACCTCGGTATGAAACCACCCAGGTTTTTGGTAGGACCTTGCTTCGCTCTGTTTTTACTGTAATGAGACGACAACTGCTGGAGCAGGCCAGGCAAGAAAAAGACAAGCTTCCTCAAGAAAAACGAACACTAATCCTCACTCATTTTCCAAA GTTTCTGTCTATGCTGGAAGAAGAAGTATACAGCCAGAATTCTCCcatttgggatcaggatttcATGGTGTCCAGTTCCCGAACTGGCCAGCTGGGAATCCAGACAG TTATCAGTCCACCTCCTGTTGCAAGATCTGTTGCATACAGTGCAAGTCCTTCATCTCTGGAGCAATCCAACAGTGGGAATATGAGTCCAGCTTGTAAAGTTTCTTCTGCCCTTGACCCAAACTTAG gggaaaagagaaaaaataatgaaccaTATTCTCTGGAGGATTCGAAGAGACCAAGGGTTGTAGGAGATATCCCTATTGAGTTAATCAATGAAGTAATGTCAACAATTACAGATCCTGCAGCAATGCTTGGGCCAGAG ACCAACTTCCTCTCGGCACACTCGGCCCGGGACGAGGCAGCGAGGCTGGAGGAGCGCAGAGGGGTGATTGAATTCCACGTGGTCGGCAACTCCTTGAACCAGAAGCCCAACAAGAAGATAATGATGTGGCTGGTTGGTTTGCAGAATGTGTTCTCCCATCAGCTGCCTCGAATGCCGAAGGAATACATCACCCGCTTGGTCTTTGATCC GAAACATAAAACCCTTGCATTAATAAAAGATGGTCGTGTTATCGGTGGTATCTGCTTCCGGATGTTCCCCTCCCAAGGATTTACAGAgattgttttctgtgctgtgactTCCAATGAGCAAGTCAAG GGTTATGGGACTCACCTAATGAACCATCTGAAGGAGTACCACATCAAACACAACATTCTCAACTTTCTCACGTATGCAGATGAATATGCCATTGGCTACTTCAAAAAACAA GGTTTCTCCAAAGATATTAAAGtaccaaaagcaaaatatgttgGCTACATCAAGGATTATGAGGGTGCCACATTAATGGGATGTGAATTAAATCCAAGGATCCCCTACACAGAATTTTCTGTCATcatcaaaaagcaaaaagag ATCATTAAAAAGCTCATAGAAAGGAAGCAAGCCCAAATACGAAAAGTTTATCCTGGCCTTTCTTGCTTCAAAGATGGAGTACGGCAGATTCCTATAGAAAGCATTCCTGGAATTA GAGAGACTGGCTGGAAAccaagtggaaaagaaagagg TAAGGAGTCCAAGGATCCAGATCAACTTTACAGCACATTGAAAACCATCCTGCAGCAAGTGAAG AGCCATCAAAGCGCTTGGCCCTTCATGGAACCCGTGAAGAGAACAGAAGCTCCTGGATATTATGAAGTTATAAGGTTTCCCATGG aTCTCAAAACAATGAGTGAGCGACTCAAGAACAGGTACTACGTGTCTAAGAAATTATTCATGGCAGACTTGCAGCGAGTCTTTACAAACTGCAGAGAGTACAACCCCCCCGAGAGTGAATACTACAAATGTGCCAATATACTGGAGAAATTCTTCtacacaaaaattaaagaagCTGGATTAATTGACAAGTGA
- the SGO1 gene encoding shugoshin 1 isoform X1, with translation MAEYSRKSFKDSLSDIKQRMREKRTQKWSRLGKTTQFSTVKAKRATNNSNKIKIIQANNKDLALSLQEHKLKLREAEATILQLRKEYYILKAQMFDLQRNHRLQQEQGHVENRLSALNEIISKVSQNLLDSITLLGPAKNLCSIDLNQRVLSSGPGNSCSVTGPTRSIEPLKCVLEDGAVLPSGMEAGGDRNSLSKIFVESDSDISFTKIIPSEGQPSDFHLNNTEPELENVSSSVKLRFGSVLPKGVSTRRHFSTMRNPDVICTGALDCLEVPDSVKELSEQNEIRLEESLEKCATGNINAAVPHLNESKINSELPLRQKTSETAQLKLKCNSDLKQPECKSRENPQQRKEKCQKGKLEWPLTSQQRPGKLGKEASKEKKNFLGGINDAYDFHLEESVHLTPFRQNKVNDSDTEVEDEEDSAETNTIESSSTAGDSDDSLYEPYKSKSKKRQSSVDESPMSPIHPRPRSKRCLAQREQKLCHEEETENKSSDKSIKQPSEPSRGHLCDVTNTAAVLPSTGDAEIVPEGEGPQSPKRQRRSCTVTVNYKEPSIVGKLRRGDPFTDTKFLCSPIFKLKKDAKRRSRKKDSMKISNETLVNCL, from the exons ATGGCAGAATACTCGAGGAAGTCCTTCAAAGACAGTCTGAGTGATATAAAACAACGtatgagagagaaaaggacTCAGAAATGGTCAAGGCTGGGTAAAACTACCCAGTTCTCCACTGTAAAGGCCAAAAGAGCAA CCAACAACTCCAACAAAATTAAGATTATTCAAGCAAACAACAAAGATCTGGCTCTGTCCTTGCAAGAACACAAGCTCAAACTGAGGGAAGCTGAAGCTACCATTCTTCAGCTAAGGAAAGAGTATTACATTTTGAAGGCTCAGATGTTTGACTTGCAAAGAAATCATAGGCTCCAGCAAGAACAAGGACACGTGGag AACAGACTGTCAGCCTTGAATGAGATAATTTCCAAAGTATCTCAGAATTTACTGGACTCAATCACACTCCTTGGCCCAGCAAAGAATCTGTGTTCCATAGACCTA AATCAAAGAGTGCTTTCTTCTGGTCCTGGAAACAGTTGCAGTGTCACGGGACCAACACGTTCAAT AGAACCTCTAAAGTGTGTTCTTGAAGATGGTGCTGTACTTCCAAGTGGGATGGAAGCTGGTGGTGACAGAAATTCTTTGTCAAAGATCTTTGTGGAATCTGACAGTGACATTTCCTTTACCAAAATAATTCCAAGCGAAG GACAGCCATCTGATTTTCATCTGAACAacacagagccagagctggaaaatgtttcttcaaGTGTAAAGCTTCGATTTGGTAGTGTGTTACCAAAAGGTGTATCCACCAGACGTCACTTTTCGACGATGAGGAACCCTGATGTAATTTGTACTGGTGCCTTGGACTGTTTAGAAGTACCTGATTCAGTAAAAGAACTTTCTGAACAGAATGAAATTAGGCTTGAGGAAAGTCTAGAGAAGTGTGCTACAGGAAATATAAATGCAGCTGTTCCTCACTTGAATGAAAGCAAGATCAATTCAGAGCTGCCATTGAGGCAGAAAACTTCTGAAACTGCACAGctcaaattaaaatgtaattctgaTCTTAAACAACCGGAGtgtaaaagcagagaaaaccctcaacaaaggaaagaaaagtgccagaaaggaaaactggaaTGGCCACTTACTTCCCAACAAAGACCAGGAAAACTGGGTAAAGAAGCttctaaagaaaagaagaatttcttggGTGGCATCAATGATGCTTATGACTTTCATTTGGAAGAGAGTGTCCATCTTACACCTTTTCGACAAAATAAGGTGAATGACAGCGATACTGAAGTGGAGGATGAAGAAGACTCAGCTGAAACCAATACCATTGAGTCAAGCAGTACTGCAGGTGACTCAGATGACAGCCTCTATGAGCCTTACAAGAGTAAAtcaaagaaaaggcaaagttCAGTAGATGAGAGCCCTATGTCACCAATCCATCCAAGGCCAAGGTCTAAAAGATGTCTGGCACAGCGTGAGCAGAAGCTCTGTCATGAAGAAGAGACTGAAAACAAATCAAGTGATAAGTCTATTA AGCAGCCTTCTGAGCCATCTCGTGGGCATCTCTGTGATGTTACCAATACAGCTGCAGtgctccccagcactggggatgCAGAAATTGTCCCTGAGGGTGAAGGACCTCAGTCTCCAAAACGCCAGCGGCGAAGCTGTACTGTTACTGTGAACTACAAAGAACCAAGTATTGTAGG gaaACTCAGGAGAGGAGATCCATTTACAGATACAAAGTTCCTGTGTTCTCCAATTTTCAAGCTGAAAAAAGACGCTAAACGACGTTCTCGTAAGAAAGATTCTATGAAAATATCCAATGAGACATTGGTTAATTGTCTTTGA
- the SGO1 gene encoding shugoshin 1 isoform X2 translates to MAEYSRKSFKDSLSDIKQRMREKRTQKWSRLGKTTQFSTVKAKRATNNSNKIKIIQANNKDLALSLQEHKLKLREAEATILQLRKEYYILKAQMFDLQRNHRLQQEQGHVENQRVLSSGPGNSCSVTGPTRSIEPLKCVLEDGAVLPSGMEAGGDRNSLSKIFVESDSDISFTKIIPSEGQPSDFHLNNTEPELENVSSSVKLRFGSVLPKGVSTRRHFSTMRNPDVICTGALDCLEVPDSVKELSEQNEIRLEESLEKCATGNINAAVPHLNESKINSELPLRQKTSETAQLKLKCNSDLKQPECKSRENPQQRKEKCQKGKLEWPLTSQQRPGKLGKEASKEKKNFLGGINDAYDFHLEESVHLTPFRQNKVNDSDTEVEDEEDSAETNTIESSSTAGDSDDSLYEPYKSKSKKRQSSVDESPMSPIHPRPRSKRCLAQREQKLCHEEETENKSSDKSIKQPSEPSRGHLCDVTNTAAVLPSTGDAEIVPEGEGPQSPKRQRRSCTVTVNYKEPSIVGKLRRGDPFTDTKFLCSPIFKLKKDAKRRSRKKDSMKISNETLVNCL, encoded by the exons ATGGCAGAATACTCGAGGAAGTCCTTCAAAGACAGTCTGAGTGATATAAAACAACGtatgagagagaaaaggacTCAGAAATGGTCAAGGCTGGGTAAAACTACCCAGTTCTCCACTGTAAAGGCCAAAAGAGCAA CCAACAACTCCAACAAAATTAAGATTATTCAAGCAAACAACAAAGATCTGGCTCTGTCCTTGCAAGAACACAAGCTCAAACTGAGGGAAGCTGAAGCTACCATTCTTCAGCTAAGGAAAGAGTATTACATTTTGAAGGCTCAGATGTTTGACTTGCAAAGAAATCATAGGCTCCAGCAAGAACAAGGACACGTGGag AATCAAAGAGTGCTTTCTTCTGGTCCTGGAAACAGTTGCAGTGTCACGGGACCAACACGTTCAAT AGAACCTCTAAAGTGTGTTCTTGAAGATGGTGCTGTACTTCCAAGTGGGATGGAAGCTGGTGGTGACAGAAATTCTTTGTCAAAGATCTTTGTGGAATCTGACAGTGACATTTCCTTTACCAAAATAATTCCAAGCGAAG GACAGCCATCTGATTTTCATCTGAACAacacagagccagagctggaaaatgtttcttcaaGTGTAAAGCTTCGATTTGGTAGTGTGTTACCAAAAGGTGTATCCACCAGACGTCACTTTTCGACGATGAGGAACCCTGATGTAATTTGTACTGGTGCCTTGGACTGTTTAGAAGTACCTGATTCAGTAAAAGAACTTTCTGAACAGAATGAAATTAGGCTTGAGGAAAGTCTAGAGAAGTGTGCTACAGGAAATATAAATGCAGCTGTTCCTCACTTGAATGAAAGCAAGATCAATTCAGAGCTGCCATTGAGGCAGAAAACTTCTGAAACTGCACAGctcaaattaaaatgtaattctgaTCTTAAACAACCGGAGtgtaaaagcagagaaaaccctcaacaaaggaaagaaaagtgccagaaaggaaaactggaaTGGCCACTTACTTCCCAACAAAGACCAGGAAAACTGGGTAAAGAAGCttctaaagaaaagaagaatttcttggGTGGCATCAATGATGCTTATGACTTTCATTTGGAAGAGAGTGTCCATCTTACACCTTTTCGACAAAATAAGGTGAATGACAGCGATACTGAAGTGGAGGATGAAGAAGACTCAGCTGAAACCAATACCATTGAGTCAAGCAGTACTGCAGGTGACTCAGATGACAGCCTCTATGAGCCTTACAAGAGTAAAtcaaagaaaaggcaaagttCAGTAGATGAGAGCCCTATGTCACCAATCCATCCAAGGCCAAGGTCTAAAAGATGTCTGGCACAGCGTGAGCAGAAGCTCTGTCATGAAGAAGAGACTGAAAACAAATCAAGTGATAAGTCTATTA AGCAGCCTTCTGAGCCATCTCGTGGGCATCTCTGTGATGTTACCAATACAGCTGCAGtgctccccagcactggggatgCAGAAATTGTCCCTGAGGGTGAAGGACCTCAGTCTCCAAAACGCCAGCGGCGAAGCTGTACTGTTACTGTGAACTACAAAGAACCAAGTATTGTAGG gaaACTCAGGAGAGGAGATCCATTTACAGATACAAAGTTCCTGTGTTCTCCAATTTTCAAGCTGAAAAAAGACGCTAAACGACGTTCTCGTAAGAAAGATTCTATGAAAATATCCAATGAGACATTGGTTAATTGTCTTTGA